Proteins encoded by one window of Flavobacterium sp. N502540:
- a CDS encoding DUF3050 domain-containing protein — MNIETINNSIQPQKDQLLQHSLYNKIQNIDDLHRFLETHVFAVWDFMSLLKALQSKLTCTSTPWFATKNPETRYLINEIVLAEETDLSIDGKRQSHYEMYIEAMEDCGADTSGINNFLAEVNSLHNIFVAIKQSSLHPDTKAFLDFTFRVIEEGKPHQIAAAFTFGREDLIPSMFTAILKNFQKNLPETDLSKLLYYFERHIELDADEHGPMAMQMITDLCEDDAQKWKEVEEISILALEKRIGLWNAIEEEILMKTEMV; from the coding sequence ATGAATATTGAAACTATAAACAATAGCATTCAACCCCAAAAAGATCAACTTCTACAACATTCATTATACAATAAAATCCAAAATATCGATGACTTACATCGTTTTTTAGAAACTCATGTTTTCGCTGTTTGGGATTTTATGTCCTTATTAAAAGCATTACAATCTAAGCTTACCTGTACTTCTACTCCTTGGTTCGCGACAAAAAATCCTGAAACAAGATACTTAATCAATGAAATCGTTCTGGCAGAAGAAACCGATTTAAGTATTGATGGGAAAAGACAAAGTCACTATGAAATGTATATTGAAGCCATGGAAGATTGTGGTGCCGATACAAGCGGAATCAACAACTTTTTAGCCGAAGTAAACTCCTTGCATAATATTTTTGTTGCCATAAAACAAAGTTCCCTACATCCTGATACAAAAGCTTTCTTAGACTTTACTTTTAGAGTAATTGAAGAAGGAAAGCCTCATCAAATTGCTGCAGCATTTACTTTTGGAAGAGAAGATTTGATTCCGAGTATGTTTACCGCAATCCTGAAAAACTTCCAGAAGAATCTTCCTGAAACGGATCTAAGCAAACTTTTATACTATTTTGAAAGACATATCGAATTGGATGCCGATGAACACGGACCAATGGCGATGCAAATGATCACTGATTTGTGTGAAGATGATGCTCAAAAATGGAAAGAAGTGGAAGAAATTTCGATTTTGGCATTAGAAAAACGTATCGGACTTTGGAATGCTATCGAAGAAGAAATTCTGATGAAGACTGAAATGGTCTAA
- a CDS encoding rSAM-modified peptide, which translates to MKTKKIKFEDFGNEKLSKKEQQTIFGGDGDPNRGNGKGSNDDNP; encoded by the coding sequence ATGAAAACTAAAAAAATAAAATTCGAAGATTTTGGAAACGAAAAATTATCAAAAAAAGAGCAACAAACCATTTTTGGAGGTGACGGTGACCCCAACAGAGGAAATGGAAAAGGAAGCAATGATGATAATCCTTAA
- a CDS encoding helix-turn-helix domain-containing protein, with protein MAKKIKTNTTYLSYVVNKRFGKSFGEYSNELKINYVINEMITNHMYRKYSTQAIAESVGFKNAVSFAKSFRKRTGVSPAQFANNI; from the coding sequence GTGGCTAAGAAAATAAAAACAAATACGACCTATTTGTCTTACGTAGTAAACAAACGATTTGGTAAGTCTTTTGGGGAATATTCAAATGAATTGAAAATTAACTATGTTATTAATGAGATGATTACGAACCACATGTATCGTAAATATTCAACTCAGGCCATTGCAGAAAGTGTAGGATTTAAGAATGCAGTGTCTTTTGCTAAATCATTTCGCAAAAGAACTGGAGTGTCTCCAGCTCAGTTTGCGAATAATATTTAA
- a CDS encoding TIGR04149 family rSAM-modified RiPP encodes MKNKKLNFENFKSNTLSKKEQKSVHGGDDSNTPIDNTIAGDPSRGNGKGSN; translated from the coding sequence ATGAAAAATAAAAAATTAAACTTCGAAAATTTCAAAAGCAATACACTTTCAAAAAAAGAACAAAAATCAGTTCACGGAGGTGACGATTCCAATACTCCCATCGACAACACAATTGCTGGTGATCCAAGTAGAGGAAATGGAAAAGGATCTAATTAA
- a CDS encoding acyl-CoA dehydrogenase family protein produces MKPDLFQAPDYYNLDDLLTDEHKLVRESARAWVKREVSPIIEEYAQKAAFPTQIIKGLGEIGGFGPYIPVEYGGAGLDQISYGLIMQEIERGDSGVRSTSSVQSSLVMYPIWKYGNEEQRMKYLPKLATGEFMGCFGLTEPDHGSDPGSMITNFKDMGDHYLLNGAKMWISNAPFADIAIVWAKNEEGRIHGLIVERGMEGFTTPETHNKWSLRASSTGELIFDNVKVPKENLLPNKSGLGAPLGCLDSARYGIAWGAIGAAMDCYDTALRYAKERIQFGKPIGGTQLQQKKLAEMITEITKAQLLTWRLGVLRNEGKATTSQISMAKRNNVDMAIHIAREARQMLGGMGITGEYSIMRHMMNLESVITYEGTHDIHLLITGMDVTGIPAFK; encoded by the coding sequence ATGAAACCAGACCTATTTCAAGCACCAGATTACTATAACTTAGATGACTTATTGACAGACGAACACAAATTAGTTCGTGAATCGGCGCGAGCCTGGGTCAAGAGAGAAGTTTCCCCAATTATAGAAGAATATGCTCAAAAAGCAGCATTCCCTACACAGATTATAAAAGGACTCGGCGAAATCGGTGGTTTCGGACCGTATATTCCGGTAGAATACGGAGGTGCAGGTCTGGATCAGATTTCTTACGGTTTAATTATGCAGGAGATAGAACGTGGGGATTCTGGTGTTCGATCGACTTCATCCGTTCAGTCTTCCTTGGTAATGTATCCTATCTGGAAATATGGAAACGAAGAACAGCGAATGAAATATTTACCAAAACTGGCTACAGGAGAATTCATGGGATGCTTTGGTTTGACTGAACCTGATCACGGTTCTGATCCGGGTAGCATGATCACTAATTTTAAAGATATGGGAGATCATTATCTTTTAAATGGTGCTAAAATGTGGATTTCTAACGCTCCTTTTGCCGATATCGCAATCGTTTGGGCAAAAAATGAGGAAGGGAGAATTCACGGCCTGATCGTTGAACGTGGAATGGAAGGCTTTACAACTCCTGAGACACATAATAAATGGTCCTTGCGCGCTTCTTCAACCGGAGAATTAATCTTCGATAATGTAAAGGTTCCTAAGGAAAACTTATTACCTAACAAATCCGGTCTTGGCGCACCTCTTGGATGCTTAGATTCGGCACGATACGGGATTGCCTGGGGAGCTATTGGAGCTGCAATGGATTGCTACGATACTGCTTTGCGTTATGCTAAAGAAAGAATTCAATTTGGGAAGCCTATTGGAGGAACACAATTGCAACAGAAAAAATTAGCCGAAATGATTACTGAAATCACAAAAGCACAGTTATTAACCTGGCGTCTGGGTGTTTTACGCAACGAAGGAAAAGCGACAACCTCACAAATTTCGATGGCGAAACGCAACAATGTCGATATGGCCATACATATCGCACGTGAAGCCAGACAAATGCTGGGCGGAATGGGTATTACAGGAGAATATTCGATCATGCGCCATATGATGAATCTCGAAAGCGTTATTACTTATGAAGGAACTCACGACATTCATTTACTAATAACGGGTATGGATGTAACTGGAATTCCAGCATTTAAATAA